From a single Solanum dulcamara chromosome 4, daSolDulc1.2, whole genome shotgun sequence genomic region:
- the LOC129885410 gene encoding solanesyl diphosphate synthase 3, chloroplastic/mitochondrial isoform X2, whose translation MIFSRGLSQISRNRFSRCRWLISSRPIQQLHQSNHIHDSQKVLGCRVIHSWVSNTLRGIGQQIHQQSTAVAEEQVDPFSLVADELSLLTNRLRSMVVAEVPKLASAAEYFFKMGVEGKRFRPTVLLLMATALNVQIPKSAPQVDVDSLSGDLRTRQQCIAEITEMIHVASLLHDDVLDDADTRRGIGSLNFVMGNKLAVLAGDFLLSRACVALASLKNTEVVSLLATVVEHLVTGETMQMTTSSDERCSMEYYMQKTYYKTASLISNSCKAIALLAGHTAEVSVLAFDYGKNLGLAFQLIDDVLDFTGTSATLGKGSLSDIRHGIVTAPILYAMEEFPQLRTLVDRGFDDPVNVEIALDYLGKSRGIQRTRELARKHANLASAAIDSLPESDDEEVQRSRRALVELTHRVITRTK comes from the exons ATGATATTTTCAAGGGGTTTATCTCAGATTTCGAGAAACCGCTTCAGTAGATGCCGATGGTTAATTTCATCACGTCCCATCCAACAATTACATCAATCCAATCACATCCACGATTCTCAAAAG GTTTTGGGTTGCAGAGTAATTCATTCATGggtttctaatactcttagaggtattGGGCAACAAATTCACCAGCAAAGCACTGCTGTAGCAGAG GAGCAAGTGGACCCATTTTCCCTTGTTGCAGATGAATTATCCCTTCTGACAAACAGGCTGAGATCAATGGTAGTTGCTGAG GTTCCAAAGCTGGCTTCAGCTGCTGAGTATTTCTTCAAAATGGGAGTAGAAGGAAAGAGGTTTCGACCCACA GTTTTGCTGTTGATGGCAACTGCATTGAATGTACAGATTCCTAAATCTGCTCCCCAGGTAGATGTTGATTCTTTGTCTGGGGATTTGCGTACAAGGCAGCAGTGTATAGCTGAGATCACTGAGATGATCCAT GTTGCCAGCCTACTTCACGATGATGTACTGGATGATGCTGACACAAGACGTGGGATAGGTTCTTTAAACTTTGTAATGGGAAATAAG CTAGCTGTACTAGCCGGAGACTTTCTGCTTTCCCGAGCATGTGTGGCACTTGCCTCCTTGAAGAACACAGAG GTTGTATCTCTTCTGGCAACTGTTGTGGAACATCTTGTTACTGGAGAGACAATGCAAATGACGACTTCTTCTGATGAACGTTGTAG CATGGAGTATTATATGCAGAAAACATATTACAAGACTGCATCATTGATTTCAAATAGCTGCAAAGCGATCGCACTACTTGCCGGGCATACTGCTGAAGTCTCCGTGTTGGCTTTTGACTACGGAAAAAATCTG GGATTGGCATTTCAATTAATCGATGATGTTCTTGATTTCACGGGCACATCTGCAACCCTTGGCAAGGGTTCATTGTCTGATATTCGTCAT GGAATTGTAACTGCCCCAATATTGTATGCCATGGAGGAATTTCCTCAACTGCGTACGCTGGTGGACCGAGGTTTTGATGATCCTGTCAATGTGGAGATC GCTCTGGACTACCTTGGGAAGAGCAGAGGGATACAGAGAACAAGAGAACTTGCCAGAAAGCATGCTAACCTTGCGTCAGCGGCAATAGACTCTCTTCCAGAGAGCGATGACGAGGAAGTTCAGAGATCAAGACGTGCACTTGTAGAACTTACTCACAGAGTCATCACAAGAACAAAATAG
- the LOC129885410 gene encoding solanesyl diphosphate synthase 3, chloroplastic/mitochondrial isoform X1 produces the protein MIFSRGLSQISRNRFSRCRWLISSRPIQQLHQSNHIHDSQKVLGCRVIHSWVSNTLRGIGQQIHQQSTAVAEEQVDPFSLVADELSLLTNRLRSMVVAEVPKLASAAEYFFKMGVEGKRFRPTVLLLMATALNVQIPKSAPQVDVDSLSGDLRTRQQCIAEITEMIHVASLLHDDVLDDADTRRGIGSLNFVMGNKQLAVLAGDFLLSRACVALASLKNTEVVSLLATVVEHLVTGETMQMTTSSDERCSMEYYMQKTYYKTASLISNSCKAIALLAGHTAEVSVLAFDYGKNLGLAFQLIDDVLDFTGTSATLGKGSLSDIRHGIVTAPILYAMEEFPQLRTLVDRGFDDPVNVEIALDYLGKSRGIQRTRELARKHANLASAAIDSLPESDDEEVQRSRRALVELTHRVITRTK, from the exons ATGATATTTTCAAGGGGTTTATCTCAGATTTCGAGAAACCGCTTCAGTAGATGCCGATGGTTAATTTCATCACGTCCCATCCAACAATTACATCAATCCAATCACATCCACGATTCTCAAAAG GTTTTGGGTTGCAGAGTAATTCATTCATGggtttctaatactcttagaggtattGGGCAACAAATTCACCAGCAAAGCACTGCTGTAGCAGAG GAGCAAGTGGACCCATTTTCCCTTGTTGCAGATGAATTATCCCTTCTGACAAACAGGCTGAGATCAATGGTAGTTGCTGAG GTTCCAAAGCTGGCTTCAGCTGCTGAGTATTTCTTCAAAATGGGAGTAGAAGGAAAGAGGTTTCGACCCACA GTTTTGCTGTTGATGGCAACTGCATTGAATGTACAGATTCCTAAATCTGCTCCCCAGGTAGATGTTGATTCTTTGTCTGGGGATTTGCGTACAAGGCAGCAGTGTATAGCTGAGATCACTGAGATGATCCAT GTTGCCAGCCTACTTCACGATGATGTACTGGATGATGCTGACACAAGACGTGGGATAGGTTCTTTAAACTTTGTAATGGGAAATAAG CAGCTAGCTGTACTAGCCGGAGACTTTCTGCTTTCCCGAGCATGTGTGGCACTTGCCTCCTTGAAGAACACAGAG GTTGTATCTCTTCTGGCAACTGTTGTGGAACATCTTGTTACTGGAGAGACAATGCAAATGACGACTTCTTCTGATGAACGTTGTAG CATGGAGTATTATATGCAGAAAACATATTACAAGACTGCATCATTGATTTCAAATAGCTGCAAAGCGATCGCACTACTTGCCGGGCATACTGCTGAAGTCTCCGTGTTGGCTTTTGACTACGGAAAAAATCTG GGATTGGCATTTCAATTAATCGATGATGTTCTTGATTTCACGGGCACATCTGCAACCCTTGGCAAGGGTTCATTGTCTGATATTCGTCAT GGAATTGTAACTGCCCCAATATTGTATGCCATGGAGGAATTTCCTCAACTGCGTACGCTGGTGGACCGAGGTTTTGATGATCCTGTCAATGTGGAGATC GCTCTGGACTACCTTGGGAAGAGCAGAGGGATACAGAGAACAAGAGAACTTGCCAGAAAGCATGCTAACCTTGCGTCAGCGGCAATAGACTCTCTTCCAGAGAGCGATGACGAGGAAGTTCAGAGATCAAGACGTGCACTTGTAGAACTTACTCACAGAGTCATCACAAGAACAAAATAG
- the LOC129887462 gene encoding uncharacterized protein LOC129887462 — MECVVEVKRISDRMMFIKLVISRLIVNVVSAYAFHVGPDEEVKRLFGEDLDEVVRGIPSIEKIFTGGDFNGHISTSSDSFDDVHGGFGFGERNVGGISLLEFVKAFELVIANSCF, encoded by the coding sequence ATGGAGTGTGTGGTGGAGGTAAAGAGGATCAGTGATAGGATGATGTTTATTAAGCTAGTCATAAGCAGGCTTATTGTGAACGTTGTTAGTGCGTATGCATTCCATGTAGGCCCGGATGAAGAAGTCAAAAGACTTTTtggggaggatttggatgaggtAGTGAGAGGTATACCTAGTATTGAAAAGATTTTTACTGGTGGAGATTTCAATGGACATATCAGTACAAGTTCTGATAGTTTTGATGATGTCCATGGAGGCTTTGGTTTTGGGGAAAGGAATGTAGGCGGGATATCGCTCCTGGAGTTTGTTAAAgcttttgagttggttattgctaACTCGTGTTTCTGA
- the LOC129885409 gene encoding uncharacterized protein LOC129885409, whose product MGTVLSSSSSSMALHRLLRPAPILSFSFLKQSLSLLPHQTTSLHPSTSNSLSFFPSLRTHTAIFLLSRTFSNLPVSCTYQSLLESPENVEDEEIAEENGQVTAPRPRESERKILRAKLPNLTVKEKKELASYAHSLGKKLKSQQVGKFGVTDTVVMALEETLEANELLKLKIHGTCPGGELDDIVKHLEEATGSVVVGQIGRTVILYRPSLTKMKAEEKKKQAQSLFLKKQKQYAERRSFQDKGQVPRSYARGRRGSSRV is encoded by the exons ATGGGTACTGTAttatcttcttcctcttcctccatGGCTCTCCATCGCCTGCTCCGACCTGCTCCCATCCTTTCTTTCTCATTCCTTAAGcaatctctctctcttcttcccCATCAAACGACATCTCTTCATCCCAGCACCAGCAATTCCCTTTCCTTCTTCCCCTCTCTTCGTACTCATACAGCAATCTTCCTTCTCTCTAGAACTTTCTCGAACCTTCCAGTTAGCTGTACTTATCAATCCCTCTTGGAATCCCCTGAGAATGTAGAAGACGAGGAAATTGCAGAAGAAAATGGACAAGTGACTGCCCCCAGGCCCAGAGAGTctgagagaaaaatattaaggGCGAAATTGCCGAACCTGACTGTTAAGGAGAAGAAAGAATTGGCATCGTATGCACACAGTTTAGGGAAGAAGCTAAAGAGTCAACAGGTTGGCAAATTTGGTGTTACTGATACTGTGGTAATGGCTTTGGAGGAGACTCTTGAAGCTAATGAGCTTCTCAAG CTCAAAATACATGGTACCTGTCCCGGAGGAGAGCTGGATGATATTGTAAAGCATTTAGAGGAAGCTACTGGCTCAGTGGTTGTTGGTCAAATTGGTAGGACTGTGATTCTCTACCGTCCAAGCCTGACAAAAATGAAAGctgaagagaagaagaaacagGCTCAAAGTCTTTTcttgaaaaaacaaaaacaatatgCAGAGAGACGATCATTTCAG GATAAAGGACAGGTACCGAGATCATATGCTCGTGGTCGCAGAGGAAGTAGCAGGGTTTGA